A genomic region of Criblamydia sequanensis CRIB-18 contains the following coding sequences:
- a CDS encoding FAD-dependent oxidoreductase — protein MDEKAEHLSYWSSSIKLPHFPSLQKDVSASICVVGAGIAGLTTAYLLASKGKSVIVIDKGKVASGDTSKTTAHLTYVLDERYYELESQFPNDVKKIVESHIKAIDEIEKIVKREKIDCDFKRVDGYLFLSDQDHPDLLRKEFSALRRIGLKNIEFLEEGPIPSLGPCIRFPGQAEMHPLKYLAGLSKAIIKKGGRIFVDSKAKTFQTSGMPIRVITDEGRLIESDYLVVATHTPIDDLVVMHTKQAAYRSYVIAGWVPRGAVPEALYWDTGDPYYYIRTYRDPFNQLEDLLIIGGEDHKTGENPKIDPFGKLEVWAQEKFPLLEKVSYYWSGQVIEPIDSIAFIGKNPLDSPNVYIATSESGNGTTYGTISGMVISELIIKNKSLLEEIYSPRRKPYSNLKQYLKDNLKVVFHYIKSIFPAKAATSEKLKILPNECGTIFQDGLKKYAYYKDQKGNIHKFPARCTHLGCLISWNDNEKTWDCPCHGSRYTCLGEVINGPAVKNLEEIQ, from the coding sequence ATGGACGAAAAAGCGGAGCATCTTTCCTACTGGAGTAGTTCAATAAAACTTCCTCATTTTCCCTCGCTTCAAAAAGATGTTTCAGCCTCTATTTGCGTTGTTGGCGCTGGTATTGCCGGACTCACAACCGCTTATCTTCTTGCAAGCAAAGGCAAGTCCGTGATTGTTATAGATAAAGGAAAAGTTGCAAGCGGCGATACCTCCAAAACAACAGCGCATTTAACTTATGTCCTTGATGAAAGATATTACGAGCTTGAATCTCAGTTTCCAAATGATGTTAAAAAAATTGTTGAAAGCCATATTAAAGCGATCGATGAAATTGAAAAAATTGTCAAAAGGGAAAAAATTGATTGCGATTTCAAAAGAGTCGATGGCTACCTGTTTCTTAGCGATCAAGATCATCCAGATCTATTAAGAAAAGAATTTTCAGCCTTAAGACGAATCGGTCTTAAAAATATCGAATTTTTAGAAGAAGGGCCGATTCCATCGCTTGGGCCTTGCATCCGATTTCCGGGTCAAGCAGAAATGCATCCTCTAAAATATCTTGCAGGTCTTTCTAAAGCGATTATAAAAAAAGGGGGAAGGATCTTCGTCGATTCTAAAGCTAAAACCTTTCAAACAAGCGGCATGCCAATCAGGGTCATAACAGATGAAGGCAGGCTTATTGAATCCGACTATCTTGTTGTAGCAACTCACACGCCGATAGATGACCTTGTTGTGATGCACACAAAACAAGCGGCTTATAGAAGCTATGTAATAGCGGGATGGGTTCCAAGAGGAGCTGTTCCGGAAGCTTTATATTGGGACACAGGAGACCCTTATTACTACATTAGAACTTATCGGGACCCATTCAATCAGCTTGAAGATTTGCTTATCATTGGAGGAGAAGATCATAAAACAGGAGAAAATCCAAAAATTGATCCTTTCGGTAAGCTTGAAGTCTGGGCACAAGAGAAATTCCCTCTCCTTGAAAAAGTTTCCTATTATTGGTCGGGCCAAGTAATAGAACCTATCGACTCGATTGCGTTTATCGGAAAAAATCCTCTCGATAGCCCGAACGTTTATATTGCTACAAGCGAATCCGGCAATGGGACGACCTATGGAACTATTTCTGGGATGGTAATTAGTGAATTGATTATTAAAAATAAAAGCCTTCTTGAGGAAATTTATTCCCCAAGAAGAAAACCTTATTCCAATTTAAAGCAGTATCTTAAAGACAATTTAAAAGTAGTTTTTCACTATATTAAATCTATATTTCCGGCAAAGGCCGCTACGAGCGAGAAACTAAAGATACTCCCAAATGAGTGCGGTACTATTTTTCAAGATGGTTTAAAAAAATATGCTTACTATAAGGATCAAAAAGGGAACATTCACAAATTTCCTGCCAGGTGCACTCATTTAGGGTGCTTAATCAGTTGGAACGATAATGAAAAGACATGGGATTGTCCCTGTCATGGATCGAGATATACTTGCCTTGGCGAGGTTATCAATGGACCGGCAGTAAAAAATCTTGAAGAAATACAATAA
- a CDS encoding SDR family oxidoreductase: MKPKKEKQTLPAQSQKKQPGLESRMKPKPKSLKLDYVGSGKLKGKVAIITGGDSGIGRSVAVLFAREGAKIVIAYLNEHKDAKETAELVQNEGQECLLMAGDISNEKFCEKIVSQTKKKFGKIDILVNNAARQEPKEKLSLISKKQLLKTFEVNIFSFFYMSKAALKHMKKGSVIINTSSVTAYRGSEHLLDYSSTKGAIVSFTRSLSQLLAKKQIRVNGVAPGPIWTPLIPATFKAKKVKKFGSTTPLGRPGQPEEIAPSYVFLASSDSSYMTGQFLHPNGGEIING, encoded by the coding sequence ATGAAGCCAAAAAAGGAAAAGCAAACCTTGCCGGCTCAAAGCCAAAAAAAACAGCCCGGCCTTGAATCAAGAATGAAACCCAAGCCCAAAAGTCTAAAATTGGATTATGTGGGCAGCGGAAAACTAAAGGGCAAAGTGGCTATCATTACAGGCGGAGATAGCGGCATTGGGAGAAGTGTTGCTGTGCTTTTTGCAAGGGAAGGCGCAAAAATTGTTATCGCTTATTTAAATGAACATAAAGATGCCAAAGAAACCGCTGAATTAGTTCAAAATGAGGGTCAGGAATGTCTTTTAATGGCAGGTGATATTTCAAACGAGAAATTTTGCGAAAAAATAGTTTCTCAAACCAAGAAAAAATTCGGAAAAATTGATATCCTTGTCAATAATGCCGCAAGGCAAGAGCCTAAAGAAAAATTGAGTTTGATTTCAAAAAAACAACTTTTAAAAACATTTGAAGTAAATATTTTTTCCTTTTTCTACATGTCGAAAGCCGCGTTAAAACACATGAAAAAAGGTAGCGTTATTATCAATACCTCATCTGTCACAGCCTATAGAGGCAGTGAGCATCTTCTTGACTATTCTTCAACTAAAGGAGCCATTGTTTCTTTTACGAGATCTTTATCGCAGCTTCTTGCAAAAAAACAAATACGAGTCAATGGCGTAGCTCCAGGCCCTATTTGGACACCCCTAATCCCGGCTACTTTTAAAGCAAAAAAAGTTAAAAAATTCGGATCTACAACCCCTCTTGGAAGACCGGGTCAGCCCGAAGAAATTGCCCCTTCCTACGTCTTTTTAGCCTCAAGCGACTCTTCTTATATGACCGGGCAATTCTTACATCCTAATGGCGGTGAAATCATCAATGGCTAA
- a CDS encoding DUF948 domain-containing protein, which produces MVWEVSLALIAAAVIALTIYLIITLRYVNSLIRVLHKEVAEIHEKAIPLLDEGTLFLKNNQDISKELNRKLVMVDPLFSLIGGLSSKANLALNARKTEKHCECPNCQYHHPEFETDFQEEEPESKSLELGEIIYSAINLYRKLKGGSYGKK; this is translated from the coding sequence ATGGTATGGGAAGTCAGTTTGGCTCTCATTGCTGCGGCGGTAATAGCTTTAACCATCTACCTCATCATTACGCTACGGTACGTAAATAGTCTTATTCGAGTATTACACAAAGAAGTTGCAGAAATTCATGAGAAAGCTATTCCTCTGCTAGATGAGGGAACACTTTTTTTAAAAAATAATCAGGACATTTCAAAAGAGCTGAATAGAAAGCTTGTGATGGTCGATCCTCTATTTTCATTGATAGGGGGTCTTTCATCGAAAGCAAATCTTGCTCTCAACGCTCGGAAAACTGAAAAGCATTGCGAATGTCCGAATTGTCAATATCATCATCCGGAGTTTGAGACTGATTTTCAGGAAGAAGAGCCTGAATCAAAAAGCCTTGAACTTGGTGAAATCATTTATAGTGCTATTAATCTTTATAGGAAATTAAAGGGAGGATCCTATGGAAAAAAATAA
- a CDS encoding L-tyrosine/L-tryptophan isonitrile synthase family protein, protein MKSALMEKISHEILHFLLPHHRTKNIGKLFPKDFPIQLNQIEAFLKKDLPISFILPGFPCKSPNPDKVLGILPDMGECLSLCFLNSLLKKIEKLYPPGAHLTLCSDGHIFGDLIRVPDEDIDAYADELKNIIERFELRNIALFDLRDILGDISHESKRNFVKEKHAPSLDSLRKEILSDEHALFLYRGITRFLFEDGSSYKLSKSALQRSCRERAYEVIQRSRAFGDLIERLFPASLRLSIHPQPSNSFKFGIRLLEASDIWITPWHGAAYLRVEGNWTLLPRAAAAKHGKLIYQEGRASHFEEVLSH, encoded by the coding sequence ATGAAATCAGCATTAATGGAGAAAATTAGCCACGAAATTTTACATTTTTTGCTGCCTCATCATCGTACAAAAAATATCGGAAAGTTATTTCCAAAAGATTTTCCGATTCAATTAAATCAAATAGAAGCTTTCCTAAAAAAAGATCTTCCGATTAGTTTTATTTTACCAGGTTTTCCTTGCAAATCACCAAATCCTGATAAGGTTCTTGGGATCCTTCCTGATATGGGAGAGTGTCTTTCTCTTTGCTTCCTTAATAGCCTACTTAAAAAAATTGAAAAATTATATCCACCTGGGGCTCATTTGACTTTATGCTCAGATGGTCACATTTTCGGTGATTTGATCCGTGTTCCGGATGAAGATATTGACGCTTATGCTGATGAGTTAAAAAATATTATTGAGCGTTTTGAGTTAAGAAATATTGCGCTTTTTGACCTTAGAGACATTCTTGGAGATATATCTCATGAATCAAAACGCAATTTTGTTAAAGAAAAACATGCTCCATCGCTTGACAGTCTTCGTAAAGAAATTCTCTCTGATGAGCACGCTTTATTCTTATACCGAGGAATAACTCGCTTTCTTTTTGAAGATGGCAGTAGTTATAAGCTTTCGAAATCTGCCCTTCAACGATCTTGTCGAGAGCGAGCTTACGAAGTCATCCAAAGAAGCCGTGCATTCGGGGATTTGATTGAAAGACTTTTCCCGGCATCCTTAAGGCTTTCCATACATCCTCAACCTTCTAATTCTTTTAAATTTGGTATTCGACTTCTTGAAGCTTCAGATATTTGGATAACGCCTTGGCATGGAGCCGCTTACCTTCGAGTTGAGGGCAATTGGACTCTTTTGCCAAGAGCCGCGGCTGCAAAACATGGAAAGTTAATCTATCAAGAAGGACGGGCTAGTCACTTTGAAGAAGTGCTTAGCCATTGA
- a CDS encoding YtxH domain-containing protein yields the protein MEKNNHNTLITGAILGGTLGLLAARQLAEKNHHSYDYSEEVSHKGNAALLASACTLLGVGAGLLFAPKSGKELREDITDIVENFQEKTSDLASNITEQGTDFIHNFSDQASDLVEKAKHMAGQVSSGVHKGKRHAKNEAALSETLENAINMANIGFRLWNTLTKGR from the coding sequence ATGGAAAAAAATAATCATAATACCTTGATAACAGGAGCCATTCTCGGCGGAACGCTTGGGTTGCTTGCGGCTCGCCAACTAGCTGAAAAAAATCATCATTCCTATGATTATTCAGAAGAAGTTTCACATAAAGGAAATGCCGCTTTACTTGCTAGCGCATGCACTTTGCTAGGGGTTGGCGCAGGACTTTTATTCGCGCCAAAATCAGGTAAGGAACTTAGAGAAGACATTACCGATATCGTCGAAAACTTCCAGGAAAAAACAAGCGATTTGGCAAGCAATATAACTGAACAAGGAACCGATTTCATTCATAACTTTAGCGACCAAGCCTCAGATCTTGTTGAAAAAGCAAAACACATGGCAGGCCAGGTATCAAGCGGTGTTCATAAAGGCAAGCGCCATGCCAAAAATGAAGCTGCTTTATCTGAAACTCTTGAAAATGCCATCAATATGGCAAACATCGGTTTCCGTCTTTGGAATACCCTTACAAAGGGGAGATAA